A genomic window from Flavobacterium johnsoniae includes:
- a CDS encoding TspO/MBR family protein codes for MNKFVKIAIALVICLTVGYSASLVTRPSIETWYVALEKPIFNPPNWIFMPVWTVLYIFMAIAAALVWDKIKVQTEKVKTALLFFLIQLTLNAIWSYLFFGLKNPMLALIEIVLLWLMIYETYLKFIKINKISGYLLIPYLFWVGFATVLNASIWWLNK; via the coding sequence ATGAATAAGTTCGTAAAAATCGCAATAGCTTTAGTAATTTGTTTAACAGTGGGATATTCTGCAAGTTTAGTGACAAGACCAAGTATTGAAACTTGGTATGTTGCGCTAGAAAAACCAATTTTTAATCCGCCAAATTGGATTTTTATGCCTGTTTGGACTGTTCTCTACATTTTTATGGCAATTGCGGCGGCTTTAGTTTGGGACAAAATTAAAGTGCAAACCGAAAAAGTAAAAACGGCGCTTCTTTTCTTTTTAATTCAGTTGACTTTAAATGCCATTTGGTCTTATTTATTCTTCGGTTTAAAAAATCCGATGTTGGCTTTAATCGAAATTGTGCTTTTATGGCTGATGATTTACGAAACGTATTTGAAATTCATTAAGATAAATAAGATTTCAGGATATTTATTGATTCCGTATTTATTTTGGGTTGGATTTGCAACGGTTTTAAATGCTAGTATTTGGTGGTTAAATAAGTAA
- a CDS encoding HAD family hydrolase yields the protein MKFKGIIFDLDGTLVDSLHDISDAMNKVLTALSYPTHDYDTYQYFIGSGLRNLVSKALPETNNSDDEIESCFECMVDEYTKICTLKTKPYDGIVELLEELTSQNIKMAVFSNKADELTKKIAYELFPKQFDTAIGLSTEALKKPNPFEAIEISKKWNLKPEEILFVGDSDIDMKTAVNANMFPVGVTWGYRTEDELKNSGAKVVINNAQELIAIL from the coding sequence ATGAAATTTAAAGGAATTATTTTTGATTTAGACGGAACGCTCGTAGATTCATTACACGACATCTCAGATGCAATGAACAAAGTGCTTACCGCTCTAAGTTACCCAACACATGATTACGATACTTATCAATATTTTATTGGAAGTGGTTTACGAAATCTCGTCAGCAAAGCTTTACCAGAAACAAACAATTCTGATGATGAAATCGAAAGTTGTTTTGAATGTATGGTCGATGAATACACTAAAATCTGTACGTTGAAAACAAAACCTTATGATGGAATTGTTGAACTGCTTGAAGAACTGACTTCGCAAAATATTAAAATGGCTGTTTTCTCCAACAAAGCTGATGAATTGACGAAGAAAATAGCTTATGAATTATTTCCAAAACAATTCGATACAGCAATTGGGTTGAGTACAGAAGCGCTTAAGAAACCAAATCCGTTTGAAGCGATTGAAATCAGTAAAAAATGGAATTTAAAACCTGAAGAAATCCTTTTTGTAGGCGATTCTGATATCGATATGAAAACGGCTGTAAATGCTAATATGTTTCCTGTTGGTGTAACTTGGGGTTACAGAACTGAAGATGAATTGAAAAACAGCGGTGCAAAAGTGGTTATAAACAATGCTCAAGAATTAATTGCTATATTGTAA
- a CDS encoding NAD(P)/FAD-dependent oxidoreductase — MIKNFDIIIVGGGAAGFFTAINIAEKNPKLKIAILERGKEVLSKVRVSGGGRCNVTHACFEPNELVKFYPRGEKELRGPFHQFCSGDTIEWFEKHGVELKIEEDGRMFPVSNSSQTIIDCFLKATEKLGIKVLTGQSVQSIFKKENHWKIDTQSDNFATEKLIMATGSNPKIWEMLQEHGHAVVSPVPSLFTFNIKDSRIKELPGVAAKVTVKVKDTKLESAGPLLITHWGISGPAILKLSAWGARILHDKNYQFTIFVNWLNDVDFEDAEKILKDLKQEHAKKAVSKKSPFDFPNRLWESLVLASGIEVETKWADLSKIQLQNLTSQLTKAEFKVNGKSTFKEEFVTAGGIDLKEINFKTMESKIHENLYFAGEIVNIDAITGGFNFQNAWTSGFILAQNI; from the coding sequence ATGATCAAAAATTTCGACATAATCATCGTTGGCGGAGGCGCTGCAGGTTTTTTTACCGCAATTAATATTGCAGAGAAAAATCCGAAACTGAAAATCGCCATTTTAGAAAGAGGAAAAGAAGTACTTTCTAAAGTTCGTGTTTCTGGCGGCGGACGATGCAACGTTACACACGCTTGTTTTGAACCCAACGAATTAGTAAAGTTTTATCCCCGCGGAGAAAAAGAACTTCGCGGACCTTTTCACCAATTTTGTTCTGGAGATACTATCGAATGGTTTGAAAAACATGGCGTAGAATTAAAAATCGAAGAAGACGGAAGAATGTTTCCAGTTTCCAATTCTTCACAAACCATAATTGATTGTTTCTTAAAAGCAACTGAAAAACTAGGCATAAAAGTTCTTACAGGTCAAAGTGTACAATCCATTTTCAAAAAAGAAAATCATTGGAAAATTGACACGCAAAGCGACAATTTTGCAACCGAAAAATTAATAATGGCAACAGGAAGCAATCCTAAAATCTGGGAAATGCTTCAGGAACACGGACACGCTGTTGTGAGCCCCGTTCCTTCCCTATTCACTTTCAACATCAAAGATTCTCGAATTAAAGAATTACCCGGCGTTGCGGCAAAAGTTACGGTAAAAGTAAAAGATACTAAACTAGAATCGGCAGGGCCATTGTTAATTACGCATTGGGGAATAAGCGGTCCGGCGATTTTAAAACTTTCGGCTTGGGGCGCACGCATTTTACACGATAAAAATTATCAGTTTACCATTTTTGTGAACTGGTTAAATGACGTTGATTTTGAAGATGCCGAAAAAATCCTAAAAGACTTAAAACAAGAACACGCTAAAAAAGCTGTTTCTAAAAAATCTCCTTTTGACTTTCCAAATCGTTTATGGGAAAGTCTAGTTCTCGCTTCAGGAATTGAAGTTGAAACGAAATGGGCCGATTTATCTAAAATTCAATTGCAGAATTTGACTTCACAATTAACAAAAGCCGAATTCAAAGTAAACGGAAAAAGTACTTTCAAAGAAGAATTTGTAACGGCTGGCGGAATAGATTTAAAGGAAATCAACTTTAAAACCATGGAAAGCAAAATTCACGAAAACCTTTATTTTGCTGGTGAAATCGTAAACATAGACGCCATTACAGGCGGATTTAATTTTCAGAATGCCTGGACAAGCGGGTTTATTCTGGCTCAAAATATTTAA
- a CDS encoding glycerophosphodiester phosphodiesterase: MLKIAHRGAKAYEPENTLQAFQKALDLNSDGIELDVHLSSDEHIIVIHDETIDRTTNSKGLVNDFTLAELKSFLINGKYQIPTLNEVFDLVDKRCLINIELKGLGTPSKVISLIEEYISEKGWRYDNFIISSFDWNMLEETSNLNPKIAIGVLTEENIDTALAFAEKIKAKAIHPDFQLLNTENVREIQEKGFLVFPWTVNTEEDIQKVKSYNVNGIISDNPDKI, from the coding sequence ATGCTAAAAATTGCACATCGAGGCGCCAAAGCCTACGAACCTGAAAATACTTTACAAGCTTTCCAAAAAGCCTTAGACTTAAATTCAGACGGAATTGAACTCGATGTTCATTTAAGCTCTGACGAACATATTATTGTAATTCACGACGAAACTATCGACAGAACTACTAACAGCAAAGGTTTAGTCAATGATTTTACTTTAGCAGAATTAAAATCATTTTTGATTAATGGAAAATACCAAATCCCAACTCTAAATGAAGTTTTTGATTTGGTTGACAAAAGATGTCTAATCAATATCGAATTAAAAGGTTTAGGAACTCCGAGTAAAGTTATTTCGTTAATTGAAGAATATATTTCTGAAAAGGGATGGAGATACGATAATTTTATCATTTCAAGTTTTGATTGGAATATGTTGGAAGAAACTTCAAACCTAAATCCAAAAATTGCTATTGGCGTTTTAACAGAAGAAAATATAGATACTGCTTTGGCTTTCGCCGAAAAAATAAAAGCAAAAGCCATACATCCTGATTTTCAATTATTAAATACAGAAAATGTACGGGAAATTCAAGAAAAAGGATTCTTAGTTTTCCCTTGGACAGTAAACACAGAAGAAGACATTCAAAAAGTAAAAAGTTACAATGTAAATGGAATTATCTCTGATAATCCAGATAAAATATAA
- a CDS encoding alpha-amylase family glycosyl hydrolase, with protein sequence MKKCTFLFLSLVYLTLSCSGSKSVTMNNENTSKTPFVWEGANVYFLLTDRFYNGDTSNDVNFNRTKTPGKLRGFEGGDIIGITKKIESGYFEKLGINAIWLTPIVEQIHDGVDEGTGLSYGFHGYWAKDWTALDPNFGTKEDLANLVKKAHEKGIRIILDGVINHTGPVTPEDPVWPSDWVRTGVVCDYKSFENTTMCTLVENLPDVRTESVQEVELPPLLIEKWKKEGRYEKETASLNEFFKRTGYPRTPKYYIIKWLTDYILEFGIDGYRADTVKHTEEGVWADFKKECEYAFETWKKHHPMQVLDQNPFYTIAEVYGYGISGGQDYDFGDRKVNYFQNGFNSMINFEFKWNAAQNDHEGLFSKYSNALNNELKGYSVLNYMSSHDDGQPFDANRTKGFETGTKLLLSPGISQVYYGDESNRSLVVEGTNGDATLRSNMNWEDIQNNPETQKILLHWQKLGQFRRNHPAVGAGVHKLINPYPYTFSRIFTKGTFTDKVVMGVDLPKGRKELPVGDVFPNGTKLKDAYSNQEVEVIDGKVIIDNDFDIVLLELI encoded by the coding sequence ATGAAAAAATGCACTTTCCTTTTTTTATCTTTAGTATACTTAACATTGAGCTGTTCTGGCTCAAAATCAGTTACAATGAATAACGAAAATACTTCGAAAACACCTTTCGTTTGGGAAGGAGCAAATGTTTATTTTTTACTTACAGATCGTTTTTACAACGGAGATACTTCAAACGATGTGAATTTTAACCGAACCAAAACTCCAGGAAAACTTCGCGGATTTGAAGGCGGTGACATCATCGGAATCACTAAAAAAATCGAATCAGGTTATTTTGAAAAATTAGGAATAAATGCCATTTGGCTTACGCCGATTGTAGAACAAATTCACGACGGCGTTGACGAAGGAACTGGATTGAGTTATGGTTTTCACGGTTATTGGGCAAAAGACTGGACGGCTTTAGATCCAAATTTCGGAACCAAAGAAGATTTAGCCAATCTGGTAAAAAAAGCACACGAAAAAGGCATCAGAATCATTCTTGACGGTGTAATTAATCATACTGGACCAGTAACTCCAGAAGATCCCGTTTGGCCTTCTGATTGGGTAAGAACTGGCGTTGTCTGCGATTACAAATCATTCGAAAATACAACAATGTGTACTTTGGTTGAAAATCTGCCAGATGTTAGAACTGAAAGTGTACAAGAAGTTGAACTCCCTCCTCTTTTAATTGAAAAATGGAAAAAAGAAGGCCGTTACGAAAAAGAAACTGCTTCGTTGAATGAATTCTTCAAAAGAACAGGTTATCCAAGAACTCCAAAATATTACATCATAAAATGGCTTACTGACTATATTCTAGAATTTGGAATTGACGGTTATCGCGCTGATACGGTAAAACACACTGAAGAAGGCGTTTGGGCTGACTTTAAAAAGGAATGTGAATACGCTTTTGAAACTTGGAAAAAACATCATCCGATGCAGGTTTTAGATCAAAATCCGTTTTATACCATTGCAGAAGTTTACGGTTACGGAATAAGCGGCGGACAGGATTATGATTTTGGAGATCGAAAAGTAAATTATTTTCAAAATGGCTTCAACAGCATGATTAATTTTGAATTTAAATGGAATGCCGCTCAAAACGATCATGAAGGTTTATTTTCTAAATATTCGAACGCTTTAAATAATGAATTAAAAGGCTATTCTGTCCTTAATTATATGTCTTCGCACGACGATGGTCAGCCTTTTGATGCGAATCGAACAAAAGGTTTCGAAACGGGAACTAAACTTTTGCTTTCTCCAGGAATATCTCAAGTTTATTATGGCGATGAATCGAATCGTTCTTTAGTTGTTGAAGGAACAAATGGCGATGCTACTTTACGCTCGAATATGAATTGGGAGGATATTCAGAACAATCCTGAAACACAGAAAATACTTTTACATTGGCAGAAATTAGGTCAATTTAGACGAAATCATCCTGCGGTCGGAGCTGGTGTTCACAAACTGATTAATCCGTATCCTTACACTTTTTCAAGAATTTTTACAAAAGGCACTTTTACTGATAAAGTTGTTATGGGAGTAGATTTACCAAAAGGCAGAAAAGAACTTCCCGTTGGCGATGTTTTCCCAAACGGAACTAAACTCAAAGATGCTTACTCGAATCAAGAAGTCGAAGTAATTGATGGAAAAGTGATTATTGATAATGATTTTGATATTGTTTTACTCGAACTGATCTAA
- a CDS encoding glycoside hydrolase family 13 protein, giving the protein MKNQKTSIIYKLILLVLLFSASAKAQIQKVEPPFWYAGMKNSELQIMFYGKNIAQYEASVSNNVAIKNVEKTENPNYLFVTIDTKDVKASELTFSFKNKNKVAFTQKYALKERRANSADRKSYDASDLIYLIMPDRFANGNPKNDSDASLTEKGNRKDPSGRHGGDIEGIIKNLDYISSLGATTIWSTPLCEDNDKQHSYHTYGQSDVYKIDPRYGTNDDYARLSAEMHKKNMKLVMDYVTNHWGITHWMMKDIPTKTWFNQFETFTQTHHRREVITDIHASKIDQEVCVDGWFVPSMPDLNLRNPLVSKYLTQNAIWWIEFANLDGFRVDTYNYSDKTAMANWAKSITDEYPNFNIVGEIWMHNQANLAFWQKDSKVGAIENYNSNLPSVMDFTLQSQITSAFNENEPSWDNGLIKFYNNFAMDFLYPNTNNILVFSENHDTDRMNEKFKYDLPKYKLAMTLLATVRGIPQIYYGSEIGMGGDKGKGGDADIRQDFPGGWAGDKNNAFTKEGRTTEQAAFFDFSSKLFNWRKTNEAVHFGKMTHYIPENNTYVYFRYTDAKTVMVVFNNNAKEQVVKTNRFKESIKNFKSGKDVITGKKFDLASEITLEPKSALVLELE; this is encoded by the coding sequence ATGAAAAACCAAAAAACATCAATTATCTACAAACTTATCCTTTTGGTTTTGTTGTTTTCCGCTTCCGCGAAAGCGCAAATCCAAAAAGTAGAACCTCCATTTTGGTACGCCGGAATGAAAAATTCGGAACTGCAAATCATGTTCTACGGAAAAAATATTGCACAATATGAAGCTTCGGTTTCTAATAATGTTGCGATTAAAAACGTTGAAAAAACAGAAAACCCAAATTATCTTTTCGTAACCATTGATACAAAAGATGTAAAAGCTTCTGAATTAACTTTTTCATTCAAAAACAAAAATAAAGTTGCTTTTACTCAAAAATATGCACTTAAAGAGAGAAGAGCCAATTCTGCCGACAGAAAAAGTTACGATGCCTCTGATTTGATTTACTTAATCATGCCAGATCGTTTTGCTAACGGAAATCCGAAAAACGACAGCGATGCTTCTTTAACTGAAAAAGGAAACCGTAAAGATCCAAGCGGACGACATGGAGGCGATATCGAAGGAATCATCAAAAACTTAGATTATATTTCGTCTCTTGGTGCAACTACAATTTGGAGTACGCCTTTATGCGAAGACAACGACAAACAACATTCGTATCATACGTACGGACAATCTGATGTTTACAAAATTGACCCGCGTTACGGAACGAATGACGATTACGCACGTCTTTCTGCAGAAATGCACAAAAAGAACATGAAACTGGTTATGGATTATGTTACCAATCACTGGGGAATTACGCACTGGATGATGAAAGACATTCCAACCAAAACTTGGTTCAATCAGTTCGAAACTTTCACACAAACGCATCACAGACGTGAAGTAATTACAGATATTCACGCTTCAAAAATCGATCAGGAAGTTTGTGTTGATGGATGGTTCGTTCCTTCAATGCCAGATTTAAATTTAAGAAATCCTTTAGTTTCAAAATACTTAACGCAAAATGCTATTTGGTGGATCGAATTTGCAAATCTTGATGGTTTCAGAGTAGATACTTATAATTACTCTGATAAAACGGCAATGGCAAATTGGGCAAAATCTATTACAGATGAATATCCTAATTTTAATATTGTTGGCGAAATCTGGATGCACAATCAGGCGAATTTAGCTTTTTGGCAGAAAGACAGTAAAGTTGGTGCAATTGAAAACTACAATTCAAATCTTCCAAGTGTAATGGATTTTACGCTTCAAAGTCAGATTACTTCTGCTTTCAACGAGAATGAACCGAGCTGGGACAACGGATTGATTAAATTCTACAATAATTTTGCAATGGATTTTTTATATCCAAACACCAATAACATTTTAGTTTTTTCCGAAAATCATGACACAGACCGTATGAACGAAAAGTTCAAATATGATTTGCCAAAATACAAATTGGCGATGACTTTGTTAGCAACAGTTCGCGGAATTCCGCAAATCTATTACGGTTCAGAAATTGGAATGGGTGGAGACAAAGGCAAAGGCGGCGATGCTGATATTCGTCAGGATTTCCCAGGCGGTTGGGCTGGCGATAAAAACAATGCTTTTACAAAAGAAGGAAGAACTACAGAACAAGCAGCTTTCTTTGATTTCTCTTCAAAATTATTCAACTGGAGAAAAACAAATGAAGCGGTTCATTTCGGAAAAATGACACATTATATTCCTGAAAACAATACATATGTATATTTCAGATATACAGATGCTAAGACGGTAATGGTCGTTTTCAATAACAATGCAAAAGAACAGGTTGTAAAAACAAACCGTTTTAAAGAAAGCATTAAAAACTTTAAATCAGGTAAAGATGTTATCACAGGAAAAAAATTCGATTTAGCTTCTGAAATTACTTTAGAACCAAAATCTGCTTTGGTTTTAGAATTGGAATAA
- a CDS encoding glycoside hydrolase family 97 protein, with amino-acid sequence MKNLFFASLILFAFSSIAEAQQLKSPEGKFVMEFSLQNDGTPTYNLKYKNKEVVKTSKLGLELKDDKKSLLNDFTIADTKTSTFDETWKPVWGEVDHIRNHYNELAVTLNQKSTDRQIVIRFRLFDDGLGFRYEFPAQKNLTYFVIKEERSQFAMTGDHTAFWIPGDYDTQEYDYTKSKLSEIRGLSEKAYTANVSQKNFSPTGVQTSLMLKTADGIYINLHEAALIDYSCMHLNLDDKNLVFESWLTPDAKGDKGHMQAPNHSPWRTIIVSDDAREILASKMTYNLNDPSKIENTSWIKPVKYVGVWWEMITGKSSWSYTNDFPTVQLGVSDFSKAKPNGTHGANNANVKKYIDFAAANGFDAVLVEGWNEGWEDWFGHSKDYVFDFLTPYPDFDVKGLHEYAKSKGVKIIMHHETSGSVRNYERHMDAAYKFMNDNGYDAVKSGYVGDILPRGENHYSQWIVNHYQYAIEKAADYKIMVNAHEAVRPTGIARTYPNLIGNEAARGTEYQAFGGSKPNHVTVLPFTRLIGGPMDYTPGIFEMDISKMNPENKSHVNSTIANQLALYVTMYSPLQMAADTPENYNRFPDAFQFIKDVAIDWSESKYIEAEPGDFITVARKAKGTNNWFIGNVNGETPRTSNIDFSFLEKGKKYTATIYADAKDAHYKTNPQAYTIKKIAVTNKSKLSQFSASGGGYAISIIETK; translated from the coding sequence ATGAAAAACTTATTTTTCGCAAGTTTAATCTTGTTTGCTTTTAGCTCAATTGCGGAAGCACAACAATTAAAATCACCCGAAGGCAAGTTCGTAATGGAATTTTCTCTTCAAAACGATGGAACTCCAACGTACAATTTAAAATACAAGAATAAAGAAGTTGTAAAAACCAGTAAATTAGGTCTTGAACTTAAAGATGACAAAAAATCTTTATTGAATGACTTTACAATCGCTGACACTAAAACTTCCACTTTTGATGAAACTTGGAAACCAGTTTGGGGAGAAGTAGATCACATCAGAAATCATTATAATGAATTGGCTGTGACTTTAAACCAAAAAAGTACAGACAGACAAATAGTAATTCGTTTCCGTTTATTCGACGACGGTTTAGGATTCAGATATGAATTCCCAGCGCAAAAGAATCTTACTTATTTTGTAATTAAAGAAGAAAGATCTCAATTTGCAATGACTGGAGATCATACTGCTTTCTGGATTCCAGGAGATTATGATACTCAAGAATACGATTATACAAAATCTAAATTATCTGAAATTAGAGGTTTATCTGAAAAAGCGTATACAGCAAACGTTTCGCAAAAGAACTTTTCACCAACAGGAGTTCAGACTTCTTTGATGCTAAAAACTGCTGACGGAATCTACATCAACCTTCACGAAGCTGCTTTGATTGACTATTCTTGTATGCACTTGAATTTAGATGATAAAAACTTAGTTTTCGAATCTTGGTTAACGCCAGATGCAAAAGGAGACAAAGGTCATATGCAAGCGCCAAATCATTCGCCTTGGAGAACGATTATCGTAAGCGACGATGCTAGAGAAATCTTAGCTTCAAAAATGACTTACAACTTAAACGATCCATCAAAAATTGAAAATACTTCTTGGATTAAACCCGTAAAATATGTTGGTGTTTGGTGGGAAATGATTACAGGAAAAAGTTCTTGGTCATACACAAATGATTTTCCAACAGTTCAGTTGGGAGTTTCTGATTTCTCAAAAGCAAAACCAAACGGAACTCATGGAGCAAACAATGCTAATGTAAAAAAATACATTGATTTCGCTGCTGCAAATGGTTTCGACGCTGTTTTGGTTGAAGGATGGAACGAAGGCTGGGAAGACTGGTTTGGTCACTCAAAAGATTATGTTTTTGATTTCTTAACTCCTTACCCAGATTTTGATGTGAAAGGTCTTCACGAATACGCAAAATCTAAAGGTGTAAAAATCATCATGCACCACGAAACTTCTGGATCTGTTCGTAACTACGAGCGCCATATGGACGCTGCTTACAAATTCATGAACGATAACGGATATGATGCTGTAAAAAGTGGTTATGTAGGTGATATTTTGCCAAGAGGCGAAAACCACTACAGCCAATGGATTGTAAACCACTATCAATATGCTATTGAAAAAGCGGCTGATTACAAAATTATGGTGAACGCTCACGAAGCAGTTCGTCCAACGGGAATTGCAAGAACGTATCCTAACTTAATTGGAAACGAAGCGGCAAGAGGAACAGAGTACCAAGCTTTTGGAGGTTCTAAACCAAATCACGTAACGGTTTTACCATTTACACGTTTAATTGGTGGTCCAATGGATTACACTCCTGGAATCTTCGAAATGGATATCAGCAAAATGAATCCAGAGAACAAATCGCATGTAAACAGTACAATTGCAAATCAATTGGCATTATACGTTACCATGTACAGTCCGTTACAAATGGCTGCTGATACTCCAGAAAACTATAACCGTTTTCCAGATGCGTTTCAATTCATTAAAGATGTAGCTATAGACTGGTCAGAAAGTAAATATATCGAGGCTGAACCAGGAGACTTTATCACAGTTGCTCGTAAAGCAAAAGGAACAAACAACTGGTTTATTGGAAACGTAAACGGAGAAACTCCACGTACATCAAACATCGATTTCAGTTTCCTTGAAAAAGGTAAAAAATATACTGCAACAATTTATGCTGATGCAAAAGATGCGCATTACAAAACTAATCCGCAAGCTTATACAATCAAGAAAATTGCTGTAACCAATAAATCAAAATTATCTCAGTTTTCTGCTTCAGGAGGAGGTTATGCAATAAGCATTATTGAAACTAAGTAA